Genomic window (Planococcus sp. MSAK28401):
ATGCACGTGCCGTCCGGGGTGTCGTAATCGTCACCGAAAACGGTGATTTCCTCACGCTGTCCGAGGGCTGCCTGCAAAATGATTGGTACGAGATGAGATTCAGGACGGTGATCTTCTCCGATTTCGCCTGTCGCCCGTGCGCCCGCTACATTGAAATAACGCAAGGAAACGAATTTTAACTCATGTGCCACGGACGTCCACTTCATCATTTTTTCCATCGTCAGCTTGGTTTCGCCGTAAGTGTTGGTCGGCTGCGTCGGCATCGTTTCGGTGATCGGTACGGCTTCTGGCTCGCCGTAAGTGGCGGCCGTCGAAGAAAAGACGATGTTCTTGACGCCGTGTTTTGTCATGGCCTGCAACAGTACTTGTGTGCCGTATACGTTATTGTCAAAGTACTTTAACGGATTTTCCATTGATTCGCCGACCAGGGAGTTGGCAGCAAAATGAAGCACTTCGTCGATTGACTCATTTTCGAATACGCTATCCAAGAAGTCCGCGTCCCGGATATCGCCTTCGTAAAAAATAGCTTCCGGGTGGACCGCTTGCCGGTGCCCATTCTCCAAATTATCGACGACCACGACTTGCATGCCTTGGTCGATTAATTGATAAACCGCGTGAGAACCGATATAGCCGGCTCCGCCTAATACCAATACACTCATAATTGCCACTCCTCTACTAGCTCTTTTGCCCCGTCAGAGATTTTCGTTTCGTAAAACGATGGGGGATAACCGAAATCTTCGCTATAGACAGCCGTCAGGTTTTTTTTGAAATTGTCGATCTGCGCCTGCTCGACGATGGCAATCGCACAGCCGCCAAATCCTGCCCCGGTCATCCGTGCGCCGATGACACCGGGATGGCCCCATGCCGTTTCCGCGATTTTATCAAGTTCCGCGCCCGTAACTTCGTAATCGTCACGAAGCGAGACGTGGGAGGCGTTCATCAAGTTTCCGAACGCTTCGATATGGCCTTGCTGCAGTTCGCTGAGCGCACGCACGGTCCGTTCATTTTCGTAGACAGCGTGCTTGGCGCGTTTTCGGTTGATGTCGTTTGCGATCAAATGCTTGTGCTGCTCGAATTGTTCGCCGGTCAATTCGCCGAGGCTATCGATCGGCAATTCTGTCCGCAAATCCATCAAAGCCTGTTCGCATTCGCTGCGGCGTTCGTTGTATTTGGATGCGGCGAGCGTCCGCTGTTTATTGGAATTGATGATGACGATTTCATAGCCGTTCAATTCGACCGGTGCGTAACTGAATTCCAGCGTTTGGCAATCCAGCAGCATCGCGTGGTCTTTTTTACCTTTGCCAATAGCGAACTGGTCCATGATGCCGCTGTTGACGCCGAGGTAATCGTTTTCAACTTTTTGCCCCAGGCGGATCATCTGCAGGCGCTCGATCTCCAAATCGAATAGCTCTTCTAGCACCACTCCTGTCGCCATTTCAATGGAAGCGGAAGAGGAGAGGCCGGCACCATTTGGAATATCTCCATAAAATAAGATATCCATGCCCGAAGAAATCGAAAAACCATTTTCGATAAATGTGTGGATCATGCCTTTCGGGAAGTTCGCCCAGTCGTGATCGGAATTGAAAGACAAATCGTTAAGTGTGCACTCGATGATTCCGGTATCCGAAAAGTTCATCGAATAAAAACGCAATGTTTGGTCGGTGCGCTTTCGAGCAATCGCGTAAGTGCCGAGTGAGATGGCGGCTGGAAACACATGGCCACCATTGTAATCGGTATGTTCACCGATCAAATTGATGCGGCCGGGCGCGAAAAAAGATCGCGGGGTGTCAGTGGTCTGAAAGATATCCTGGTAGTTTTGCAGCAAATCTGGCTGTGTCATCATGTCCCTCCGATACTTTGTAAATTAA
Coding sequences:
- the galE gene encoding UDP-glucose 4-epimerase GalE encodes the protein MSVLVLGGAGYIGSHAVYQLIDQGMQVVVVDNLENGHRQAVHPEAIFYEGDIRDADFLDSVFENESIDEVLHFAANSLVGESMENPLKYFDNNVYGTQVLLQAMTKHGVKNIVFSSTAATYGEPEAVPITETMPTQPTNTYGETKLTMEKMMKWTSVAHELKFVSLRYFNVAGARATGEIGEDHRPESHLVPIILQAALGQREEITVFGDDYDTPDGTCIRDYVHIEDLVNAHLLALEYLRNGGENDVFNLGSSQGFSVNEMISAARSVTGKDIPVKIGPRRAGDPSVLVASTEKATRILGWNPSHTSVTKIIEDAWNWHSAHPAGYGEEVKL
- a CDS encoding galactokinase, translating into MMTQPDLLQNYQDIFQTTDTPRSFFAPGRINLIGEHTDYNGGHVFPAAISLGTYAIARKRTDQTLRFYSMNFSDTGIIECTLNDLSFNSDHDWANFPKGMIHTFIENGFSISSGMDILFYGDIPNGAGLSSSASIEMATGVVLEELFDLEIERLQMIRLGQKVENDYLGVNSGIMDQFAIGKGKKDHAMLLDCQTLEFSYAPVELNGYEIVIINSNKQRTLAASKYNERRSECEQALMDLRTELPIDSLGELTGEQFEQHKHLIANDINRKRAKHAVYENERTVRALSELQQGHIEAFGNLMNASHVSLRDDYEVTGAELDKIAETAWGHPGVIGARMTGAGFGGCAIAIVEQAQIDNFKKNLTAVYSEDFGYPPSFYETKISDGAKELVEEWQL